ATCCCTTACTACAATATGCCGAGTTTGTTCAGGCTCGCCAAGAAAATGGAAGACCACTTGCTCAGGCTTTATATTAAAATAGAGATAAACTTCCATACGTCTAAGATGCGTATGAGCTGGCATCGTATTCCAGACACTGCCCTCAGCTAAATGGGTAATGCCCATACATAATTGACAAGTTTCCACCACATCAGGGTGTAAATATTGATTGATCACCCGTTGATTAGCATTGATTTGAGAACCTAACGCAACTTTTTTCGCCTGTTGCTGAGTAATTAACTGATTAGCGAATTTATGATGAGCTGGGGCACTAAGACAATAAAGGGCATTTTGTTGCTGCGGCTCTAACGCAGTAAACACAATATCTTCACTTTCTTTACCTAGGTATAAAGCATCAAGATAATCCAAAATAAAGACATCATCTTTGGTTTTCACTTCCGTTTTGCCGCCAAGGTTAATTATCCCCAATTCTCGCCGTTGCAAAAAATAATCCGTTCCAAAGGCTTTAGCATCAATCACATCATTTAATGCCAAAGGCTGATCTTTCGGACAAACTCCAAGGGCGACAATCCGATCAATATGGCTATAAATAATACGAATTTGCCCCTCAACAAATAAATCAGGCTCAAAAAATTCCTTTCTTAAACGTTGTGTATCATAAGATTTAACATCTTCAGGGTGAAAATTATGAAATATTTTCATTTTCTCCTCCTTTTGTTTTTCATTAAACGGGTTTATGCTTGACTAACTCCACCGCCTGTTTTGTCAATTCGCCAATTTTTTGCCAGTTTTTGCTATTAATCAATTCATTGCTGACAAACCAAGAACCGCCACAAGCAAGCACATTAGGAATGGCTAAATAATTGTGGATATTGGTTAAATTAATACCACCTGTTGGCATAATTTGTAACTGTCCATAAGGCCCTAATAATGCCTTAATCATATTCACACCGCCTGATGCCTCGGCAGGGAAAAATTTCACCACATTAATCCCCATTTCCAAGGCTTGCTCAATGGCACTTGGATTATTTACACCTGGGGTAATAGGAAGATCAAGTTGTTGACAAAGTTGTACAATATTCGGATTAAATCCAGGACTAACAATAAAATCTGCACCTGCTTGTTGAGCGGCAACCACTTGTTGAGGGGTTAAAACCGTTCCTGCCGCAATCAAAATATCGGTGCGGTGAGAACGCAACAATTCAATGGCTTGTGCTGCCGCTGGCGAACGAAAGGTAATTTCTGCCACTGGCAAACCATTTTCTGCTAAGGTATCTGCCAGAGGAAGAATATCTTCCGCCTGTTCTAAGGCGATCACTGGCACCAGCTTAATACTGCGTAATTTTTCACTGAGTTGTTCAATAGAATAAGCCATAATGTATTTCCTTTATTTCTTGTCAATAAGAGGT
Above is a window of Volucribacter amazonae DNA encoding:
- the kduI gene encoding 5-dehydro-4-deoxy-D-glucuronate isomerase, with protein sequence MKIFHNFHPEDVKSYDTQRLRKEFFEPDLFVEGQIRIIYSHIDRIVALGVCPKDQPLALNDVIDAKAFGTDYFLQRRELGIINLGGKTEVKTKDDVFILDYLDALYLGKESEDIVFTALEPQQQNALYCLSAPAHHKFANQLITQQQAKKVALGSQINANQRVINQYLHPDVVETCQLCMGITHLAEGSVWNTMPAHTHLRRMEVYLYFNIKPEQVVFHFLGEPEQTRHIVVRDKQLVFSPSWSIHSGCGTQNYSFIWGMIGENQTFDDMDFVDMNKIC
- a CDS encoding bifunctional 4-hydroxy-2-oxoglutarate aldolase/2-dehydro-3-deoxy-phosphogluconate aldolase, translating into MAYSIEQLSEKLRSIKLVPVIALEQAEDILPLADTLAENGLPVAEITFRSPAAAQAIELLRSHRTDILIAAGTVLTPQQVVAAQQAGADFIVSPGFNPNIVQLCQQLDLPITPGVNNPSAIEQALEMGINVVKFFPAEASGGVNMIKALLGPYGQLQIMPTGGINLTNIHNYLAIPNVLACGGSWFVSNELINSKNWQKIGELTKQAVELVKHKPV